The window ATTGGTTCAGGTGTGATGGGACCCGGCATTGCTCAGGTATTCCTCATGGGTGGACATCGTGTGATTATGTCAGACATTAAAGTGGAAGCTTTAGCGGAAGGAACCAGAGAAATCCGCAATAGTCTTGCCTTAATGGCAGCTAAGGGCATCACTGTTCAGGATATCACGGCTCTGATGAGCAATTTTCAAACCATGACCAGCTTGGAAGAAGCGGTTAAAGAGGCGGATCTGGTGATAGAAGCTATCCCTGAAGTGATCAGCATAAAGCAAAAGGTTTATGAGGATCTGGATCGGTTCTGTCCCCAAGAGATCGTTATCGTCAGCAACACCTCGGCCTTGCCGCTGCCTGAGATATTCCCTCATTTTCGCCCGGGAAACTTCTTTGTGGCTCACTTTATGAATCCGCCCCAAATCATTCCTTTAGTGGAAATCGTCAAAAATGACAAAACCAATCCCGAAAAAGTGGCCTGGCTTAGAGAGGAATTGGAGAAATGCGGGAAAAAGCCGATTGTCATTAACCAATTTATCAAAGGTTTCCTGATCAACCGCATGCAGACAGCCATGGCCCGGGAGGCTCTCTACCTCTATGAAAAAGGCATTGTTTCCC is drawn from Desulfitobacterium chlororespirans DSM 11544 and contains these coding sequences:
- a CDS encoding 3-hydroxyacyl-CoA dehydrogenase family protein; this translates as MNVVVIGSGVMGPGIAQVFLMGGHRVIMSDIKVEALAEGTREIRNSLALMAAKGITVQDITALMSNFQTMTSLEEAVKEADLVIEAIPEVISIKQKVYEDLDRFCPQEIVIVSNTSALPLPEIFPHFRPGNFFVAHFMNPPQIIPLVEIVKNDKTNPEKVAWLREELEKCGKKPIVINQFIKGFLINRMQTAMAREALYLYEKGIVSLEDLDTANTACIGFKSAWQGTFETMDYIGLDTCAFAYNVIFPELCNDTAVPAAITQKVQEGKLGLKSGEGFFTYPEGSAEVSLERQAGLLEQLKLFKSYITR